From Nicotiana tabacum cultivar K326 chromosome 22, ASM71507v2, whole genome shotgun sequence, one genomic window encodes:
- the LOC107821474 gene encoding zeatin O-glucosyltransferase-like has translation MASLVIPSSGNHGQIGMEEDQITMVMVPFPAQGHFNQFLHLSRLVSSYHIPIHYVGFSTEISQVKARMHGWDLATATNYIHFQEFPTPSSYMAPGPCNFSNNSSETISKLIASVLDASLTLREPVSAFIKKLSSTTRRVVVIYDSMMASTVQDVVSIKNAEAYCFHAISAFANSSLLWDIIKYYLHLPSFLAKLAKKLFLPSGAYIPDGLPTLRSIFTPEFIEFMRLQHSCNKFSSGNLYDTCKVLEGPYLETLAKFSRLLGIRKQWAVGPFNPVTISGEKDSKVRHKCLEWLDKQAQNSVILVSFGTTGYLSMEQIKELAIGLEKSQQKFIWVVRDVLSGGEEEVRIPEGYEERVKERGIIVKDWAPQLEILAHSSTGGFMSHCGWNSCMESITMGVPIATWPMNFDQPRNAVFVTDVLKIGVVVKNWDRRDDMIDSITIKNAVEKLMASTEGHEMRMRAMELGKQVKETVKDGGDHQKEMDSFIAHVTRY, from the coding sequence ATGGCGTCCCTTGTTATTCCTTCTTCTGGAAACCACGGTCAAATTGGCATGGAGGAGGATCAAATCACTATGGTTATGGTTCCTTTTCCAGCTCAAGGACACTTCAACCAATTCCTCCATCTCTCTCGCCTCGTTTCTTCATACCACATTCCAATTCATTATGTTGGTTTTAGTACAGAAATTAGCCAAGTTAAGGCTCGAATGCATGGTTGGGATTTAGCCACTGCTACTAACTACATCCATTTCCAAGAATTCCCAACCCCATCTTCTTATATGGCGCCGGGCCCTTGTAATTTTTCAAATAATTCTTCTGAAACCATCTCGAAACTCATAGCATCAGTACTGGATGCATCTTTAACATTGCGTGAGCCTGTGAGTGCATTTATAAAGAAGCTTTCCAGCACAACTCGAAGAGTTGTTGTCATTTATGATTCTATGATGGCTTCCACTGTTCAAGACGTAGTATCTATCAAAAATGCTGAAGCCTATTGTTTTCATGCTATTTCTGCTTTTGCCAATAGCTCTCTCTTATGGGATATCATCAAATACTATCTCCATCTACCTTCATTCCTCGCGAAATTGGCTAAGAAACTTTTTCTTCCATCTGGTGCTTACATTCCAGATGGACTTCCAACTCTCAGAAGTATTTTCACACCTGAGTTTATTGAATTTATGCGATTACAACATAGTTGTAACAAATTCAGCTCTGGGAATTTATACGATACTTGCAAAGTTCTCGAGGGTCCTTATCTTGAAACACTAGCAAAGTTCAGTAGGTTACTCGGAATTCGTAAGCAATGGGCTGTTGGTCCCTTCAATCCGGTGACTATATCAGGGGAAAAGGACTCAAAAGTTCGTCACAAATGCTTAGAGTGGCTCGACAAGCAAGCCCAAAATTCAGTGATTCTTGTTTCTTTTGGAACAACAGGATACTTATCTATGGAGCAAATCAAAGAACTTGCTATAGGTTTGGAAAAAAGTCAGCAGAAGTTTATTTGGGTAGTTAGAGATGTATTGTCAGGAGGAGAAGAGGAAGTCAGAATCCCTGAAGGGTATGAAGAGAGAGTAAAAGAAAGAGGAATTATTGTTAAAGATTGGGCGCCCCAATTAGAAATCTTGGCACATTCATCAACTGGCGGATTTATGAGTCACTGTGGGTGGAATTCATGCATGGAAAGTATTACCATGGGAGTGCCTATAGCGACGTGGCCTATGAATTTTGACCAGCCCAGAAATGCTGTGTTTGTTACTGATGTGCTTAAAATTGGAGTCGTTGTGAAGAATTGGGATCGCCGTGATGATATGATTGATTCAATTACAATCAAAAACGCTGTTGAGAAATTGATGGCTTCTACGGAAGGACATGAGATGAGAATGCGTGCCATGGAATTAGGTAAACAAGTCAAAGAGACAGTGAAAGATGGTGGAGATCATCAAAAGGAGATGGATTCCTTCATTGCTCATGTCACTAGATATTAA